Genomic window (Acidobacteriaceae bacterium):
AAGCCGGGTTCTGCGACGAAGCCGTTTTTCGGCGTAACTCCGGAAGTGGTGACGCGCGATGGTCACGAGGTTCCTGCGGGACAGGGCGGCCTGCTTGTGATTCGCAAGCCATGGCCCTCGCGTGCGCGCACCATCTGGGGCGACCATGAACGCTTCGTGAAGACGTATTTCTCCGATGTGCCGGGTTGTTACTTCACCGGTGACGGCGCACGGCGTGATCAGGACGGCTACTTCTGGCTGATGGGCCGTGTGGACGACGTGATCAACGTGAGCGGGCATCGTCTTGGGACGATGGAGATTGAGTCGGCGCTGGTGGCGCACTCCAAGGTTGCCGAGGCTGCGGTGGTCGGACGGCCGGATGAGATGAAGGGGCAGGCGATTGCCGCGTTCGTTTCGCTGGAGCAGGGTCATGAGCCGACTGCGGAGCTGAAGCAGGAACTGCGGCAATGGGTAGCGAAGGAGATTGGCGCCCTGGCGCGGCCAGATGATGTTCGGTTTACCCAGTTACTACCTAAGACACGCTCTGGCAAGATCATGCGGCGGCTGCTCCGGGAGCTGGCGACGACCGGCGACGTGAAGGGCGACACGACGACGCTCGAGGACTTCAGCGTCCTGGCGAAGCTGAAGGAGAACGACGAGTAGAGGGGCCGAAACCGCTGCAGGAAAGGCACGTCTACACAGTTATGAGGTCAGGTCTCTGGAGTGCGGGTTTGGCTGCGCTGTTGTGCGCTGGGAGTGGATACGTGTGGGCGCAGGATGCGAAGCCTGCGCCCGCACAGGCAGCAACCACGGCTAACGCCAAACCGGCGGACGATATTCCTGCCAGCGGCTCGGCCAGCACCATGGCGGTGAAGGCCAACCTGGTGGTGATCCCAACGGTCGTGCGCGACAAGAAGGGCGCGCTGATCAACGATCTGAAGAAGGAAGATTTCTCGTTGCAGGTGGACGGTCAGCCGCAGCCTATCCGCTACTTCGACCACGACACGGATGTGCCGCTGACGCTCGGCCTGCTTGTCGATGTGAGCATGAGCATGCGCAACGAAACGGACTCGGAGCGCACGGCGAGCCAGTCGTTTCTGGATACGATGCTCGCTCCTTCCAGCGGTAATCGCGGCTCGGATAAGGCGTTCGTCGTGCAATTCGCGAAAGAGGTGGAACTGCTGCAGGACGTAACCGATGCCAAGCCTCGCCTGCAGCGCGCGCTGAAAGAATTGGGCACGTCCAGTCCGAGCTTCCACAATACGGACGACACCACCTCCGGCCCAAACACCGACAGCGAAGGAAGATACATTCGCCACGGCGGAACAGCGCTGTATGACGCGATCTATCTCTCGGGCGACGAGGTCATGTCCAAGCAGGCGGGGAAGCGGCGTGCGCTGGTGGTGCTGACGGATGGCGTGGACCGCGGCAGCAAGGAAGCTCTGGGTGACGCGATTGAAGCGGCGCAGCGCGCGGACACGATCGTCTACGGAATTTATTACAAAGGTGAACAGCACCAGGACTTCAACCGGCCGCAGCAGCGCAGGGGCGGGTATGGCGGGGGGTATCCGGGGGGAGGATATCCCGGCGGGGGATATCCAGGTGGAGGGTATCCGGGCGGCGGATATCCGCAGGGCGGAGGCAATGGTGGGGGGCAGAACCCTCGGGGTGGCGGAGGGGACCACAAGCCGTACGTGGATGGGAAGCATGTGCTGGAGCGGATCTGCGGGGAGACGGGTGGACGGGTCTTCGAGGTGAGCAAGAAGCAGACCATCGATGACATCTACAAGCAGATTGGTGAGGAGCTGCGGGCGCAGTACCGGCTGGGCTTTACGCCTTCGGGAGATGCGGCGAAGGATCGGTATCACCAGATTTCGCTGGCGCTGACGGGCGATGACGCCAAGAAAAAGATG
Coding sequences:
- a CDS encoding VWA domain-containing protein — encoded protein: MAALLCAGSGYVWAQDAKPAPAQAATTANAKPADDIPASGSASTMAVKANLVVIPTVVRDKKGALINDLKKEDFSLQVDGQPQPIRYFDHDTDVPLTLGLLVDVSMSMRNETDSERTASQSFLDTMLAPSSGNRGSDKAFVVQFAKEVELLQDVTDAKPRLQRALKELGTSSPSFHNTDDTTSGPNTDSEGRYIRHGGTALYDAIYLSGDEVMSKQAGKRRALVVLTDGVDRGSKEALGDAIEAAQRADTIVYGIYYKGEQHQDFNRPQQRRGGYGGGYPGGGYPGGGYPGGGYPGGGYPQGGGNGGGQNPRGGGGDHKPYVDGKHVLERICGETGGRVFEVSKKQTIDDIYKQIGEELRAQYRLGFTPSGDAAKDRYHQISLALTGDDAKKKMDVQTRDGYYMGQ